One part of the Drosophila teissieri strain GT53w chromosome 3R, Prin_Dtei_1.1, whole genome shotgun sequence genome encodes these proteins:
- the LOC122621239 gene encoding chymotrypsin-elastase inhibitor ixodidin, which produces MAHGRLFILALLLATSMWQIQPSEGSVQLVLRLFYHCSSEEIVSPCRPCERSCGGRETQDCARNCGYGCICKTGWIRSNSTCIPMAQCEEMEL; this is translated from the coding sequence ATGGCACACGGTCGGCTCTTCATCTTGGCCTTGCTCTTGGCCACTTCCATGTGGCAAATTCAGCCTAGTGAAGGATCGGTGCAGTTGGTGCTGAGACTGTTTTATCACTGCTCCTCCGAGGAAATAGTTTCGCCTTGCAGGCCTTGTGAGAGATCCTGTGGAGGACGAGAAACCCAGGATTGTGCGAGGAACTGCGGTTATGGATGCATTTGCAAGACGGGCTGGAttcgcagcaacagcacctgTATTCCAATGGCCCAGTGTGAGGAAATGGAGCTTTAA